The Syngnathus acus chromosome 11, fSynAcu1.2, whole genome shotgun sequence genome includes the window CTGCTTGttgaaaagtaaataaatgtttaaccTTGATTTGTAATCTTCCTGTAGAGCGTGCTTGATGGCATCACTGGGCTGTCGGAGTCGCCACATCACCCACTGCCCGCGACCGACTTCGACGAGCACTGGAGCCGCTTTCTCTCAATGCCAGTCGCTAACCTTGATGTAAATTTTTGTCTTGTGTGATTTTCCTTTCCCCCCCGAAATGACTTTAGAAGCATTTAGCAAGTCAAAATGTGCTTCTTTTTATAGGACCTGGACTCTCTTGTTACTGAGCGCATGTCAGACCTGGACATAGACGGCGGCGGGGGTGGCATCAACCTGGATGCCACTTTGCTGGATGCCATGGTAACCAGCGGCGGAGTGTTTGATGCCACTCAGCAGAGGCCATTATTCCGACAGGAGTCCACCGGCTCCACCCGCTCGGGCGCTTCACCGGAGATGGCCCTGGGGCTGGCTGCGCTGCCTTTTGCCTCGGTGTGCAACTTAAGTGGCGGCACGCCGTTGCAAGGGGCGCTGGGTGACTGCCTGGATGAGGCCGTTTTTGACCAGATCAATCAGCTGGGTTTGGAGGGCTTGGAAAGTATTGACTCACAGCTGATGGACTCTTTTGGAAGCATCGACCCAGACATCCTTGAGGATTTGGACTCTGATTCTGGTCTCTCTCTGGAGAGCAGCTCTGGAGGTCCGGTCTCCCCAGGTGGGTTCTTCTTCCATAGCTGATCAATGTGTTCTTGAGCCACGTTTTCACCAAGCGGTACCTTTGCTTGTTCAGGATCGTCGGAGATGTCATCGTCCTCCAGTTCGTGCGAGGATGAGTGCGGAGCTACGGGTTACAGCAGCGAGGTGGATTCACTCCCCTGTAAAGGCGTTTTGGACCGCACCACCCTGTGGCCACATGTGGATCTCAGCGAGCGCGTGTGGCACGACCACAGCTACTCATCTCCCGCTGTCTTCAATCCGCCACCCGTCACTCTGCCTCACAAAGGCATCAAGGAGGAGCCACTTAgcgatgacgaagggccctaTCTCGATCAGCCGGAGCTGAGCCGGGACGAGATGCGCGCCCGCGCCTTGTGCATCCCCTTTTCTGTGCTGCAGATCGTCAACATGCCCGTGGAAGAGTTCCTGGACATCGTCGACGGCCACGGCTTCTCCCCCGAACAAGTGACGCTCCTCAGGGACATCCGGCGGCGGGGCAAGAACAAGTTGGCGGCGCAGAACTGCCGCAAGCGCAAACTGGATGCCATCACGGGGCTCCAGGAGGAGGTGGACCGGCTCCACGCCCACAGAGACAGGTTGCTGAGGGAGAAACAGATCACGGCCAAGACCATGGGCGCCGTTGGGCAGCAGATAAGGCAGCTCACCAGAGACGTCCTGGCTCGCCTGAGAGATGATTCGGGACAGCCCCTGAACCCGGACCGATTCACCCTGCAGTGCGGGGCCAACGGCAGGGTGGTGGTTCAGCCTGTGAGGAGGCCCGCCGTCTCCACATCGAGCAGCAATAAAACAGACAAGAGGAAGAAAGGGAAGAAGCAGTGATGCAGTATTTCTTGCGCCAAACTAAAGCTGAACTTTCTTGCCTTTCTCTGGCTGCGGGATCGCCTTACCaaggtgtgcgtgcgtgcgtgcgtgtcgaAACCACTGCTGTTGGGAGTCTGAAACAGCTAAAGCTGCCAAAAAAGGAGAAACTCACAAAGagttattaaaagaaaaacttgtGAAAGGGGGGGAATGTAGCTTACACACTGGACATCTGAAGCTTCTTTGAAAATGGACTCCAAGGGCGTTGAAAGGAAAGTTTGTATGGAACTGTATGTGATGCAACCACTCGCTTTCTGTGCCGGCAAACATCAAGAtgactcgctcgctcgctggctaTTGCGGCTGACCGAAATGTGTAAAAGATCAGGCATGTTTATACGTCAGCATGGCCAGCTAGCAAAGAAGACGGCCAAGTCTCCTTTGTTTTGATATATCCTCTCAAGCGTACCCTACGACACAAGCGGGTGATGATTAATGGCTGTATTTATTCAAGCATTTTGAAGTTTATGAAAGCTTGTACGCATCAAAGGCTGCCAATGGCCGTGCGTTTTTATTTCTATCATAACAAGTGTATTCAAAAGTGGTCAGAGAAATGGGAAATTACATACAGTAAtgtttacacatttatttcagatttttggAAGTGTGTGCTGTattgaaatttaaattaaGATGAGAGAGATTGGGTTACGTCTCGATGACATGTACCAATGATTGAACTGACAAGGCCTTAAGTTGCATTGGATGGTTTATGTACATGAGCCACAATTCGAAGTCATCGTTAACTGGTTTAAAGCACAATTCatacaaattaatttattgtaaAGATTCGGCCAGGTTATTTTCTACCTCTCACttgagttcattttaaaactttggaaacattttaagtGCACTATATCACTCCATTATTGGTCAAATGTCCCTGTATGGACCCGAAGCATCCCATTAAAGATTTAATACAATCATGTTATGTTTGGGACTGTTTGAAAAGTATTTACTTGGgtttgctgtgttttttttttttttctgaggcATTTACAAAGACTTTGAAATGAAGATACGCAATAGACATGCACGAATTAGTTCCTGATCTTTTTCTTTACCATGTtctcatgttttcattttttatttgtctggtATGACTGTTTACTTCTTGGTACAAATGTTCTCCCCCTCTTCTCTCCATCGTTgagcaaatgtttttgattgCATGGTATTGTTGAATGTGTTTTCTGCTTGGTGGGGGAGGGGACTTCAAGAGGCTTTGACATGATTCTGATTAAAAATGGAAGCGATGCATGTCTCGTTCTTGgatttaataattattttatttttaagtttttaatcAGTCTATTAAACCATGTGAGCTATTTCGGCTACGTTAGTAATCAAGGACAGTGTGTCGCATATTACAGCTGTcgcatgcttttttttaatgttatctAACAACTATACTGGCCTAAAATAGCTTTCAGTTATAGGTTAAGTTATTATTGATATGAGGTAGACAAAAGATCGAAATCGGTCTCCGGACCCATTTTGCGGACACGAGTTTTTTTCCCcggaagtggaaaaaaaagcgcCGCCTAGTTTCCGTCCAGGCTTCCGTAGAAGGCCAGAAGCTAGCGTTTGGCGCCTATGCTAGTTGGGATAAAGAAGCTGACCGCGTGTTCATCATCCACCGTCCAAGCCGTGCCGCGTTGTTTTTAGTTTAGTCTGCAAGGTACGTATTTGAAGATTAAACAAATGGACCGTAAattgtttgaatttaaaaagctTCCTTTGAGCTAATCGTGTGTACCCAAACCATCCGAGTTAGCGCTGCAAGTACGTTTCTCGTCTTTTCGTAACGGAACTCGAGGATTATTTCAGCCTTTTAAAAAGTCGGGGGAGCCTTTTAACATCTGCACTTGTTACCGGCTTTATTTTGCGCGCAATTGTCGATCGAGTGCACCACCGTAGTGCTGCAGTTACCCGCGATAAACATCAATATCAACAAACTTTGGGTCGTCGTGCATCGTGGTGCAACAGTTACTTTTCCGACACCGTCCTTGTAAGAAGGTGTTTTTTTCTCGTGCAAAACCAACCTGTTGTCCCGTCGATCGCTTTAGTGTGATGCAGGCTTCCATTATCTTAGGGTTCTGTACAATAAGCTGGTCTAGActgacaaattgtttttggttaTTCAGTGTAAAAGCATCAACAATTGAAGTCTtactgtttatttctttttaatagaGCACAGCATGGGCAAGAAGCAGAATACCAAGAGTAGGCTGGATTCTCAGGGGGGGCAGGGTGTACAAGAAGAACCTGAGGAATTTGTGGTGGAAAAAGTGCTGGACCAGCGTATTGTGAATGGGAAGGTGGAGTTCTTCCTCAAGTGGAAAGGATTTACAGAGTGAGTCGCCTAAGAACAGATCCccaacccccctccccaacccCCTGCTGTGGTCAAAGGACTTCCCTGTTATGGGGTCTGTCCATTTACTTCTGTAGTTGCATGTGGAACCTGCACATTTGCATTCACTTCGGTGCGAAGTCGGCTTTGCAAATGTATATCAGGGTATTTGCCTgaccttgtttttgtttcccttcccccccccatttCATTCAACCTTCACTTTTCCTCACCCAGAGCTGACAACACTTGGGAGCCAgaggagaacctggattgtcCTGAGCTTATCAACGCTTTTCTCGACGCCCAGAAGAACATTAAAGAGAAACCGGCTTCTCTGAAGA containing:
- the nfe2l3 gene encoding nuclear factor erythroid 2-related factor 3 — protein: MQVAKKYFTEGLIQLTILLSLIGVRVDIDSYLSGYYSPLIEINLGPSSAYTQTPFHNLRDTLGGYTVHPKCPELDSFFASRRLLEEVRNLGSPRFPTQLNAWLVHQVSPIDKSDGGEPSTSSSTDTEPDPESYQANDDRNQELQRTSASGPCVSRVVTQEDDVVVKEEEESAPVTQLALSSTLEQESVLDGITGLSESPHHPLPATDFDEHWSRFLSMPVANLDDLDSLVTERMSDLDIDGGGGGINLDATLLDAMVTSGGVFDATQQRPLFRQESTGSTRSGASPEMALGLAALPFASVCNLSGGTPLQGALGDCLDEAVFDQINQLGLEGLESIDSQLMDSFGSIDPDILEDLDSDSGLSLESSSGGPVSPGSSEMSSSSSSCEDECGATGYSSEVDSLPCKGVLDRTTLWPHVDLSERVWHDHSYSSPAVFNPPPVTLPHKGIKEEPLSDDEGPYLDQPELSRDEMRARALCIPFSVLQIVNMPVEEFLDIVDGHGFSPEQVTLLRDIRRRGKNKLAAQNCRKRKLDAITGLQEEVDRLHAHRDRLLREKQITAKTMGAVGQQIRQLTRDVLARLRDDSGQPLNPDRFTLQCGANGRVVVQPVRRPAVSTSSSNKTDKRKKGKKQ